A single region of the Schistocerca serialis cubense isolate TAMUIC-IGC-003099 chromosome 7, iqSchSeri2.2, whole genome shotgun sequence genome encodes:
- the LOC126412376 gene encoding mitochondrial import inner membrane translocase subunit Tim8, which produces MSFSSDDSSFSSSSSSKDGDSDLQEFLLIEKQKAQFNAQIHEFNDICWEKCVEKPGTKLDSKTETCIANCVDRFIDVSLLITNRFAQLLQKNAM; this is translated from the exons ATGTCGTTTTCATCAGATGATTCTAGCTTTTCAAGCTCGTCGTCGAGCAAAGACGGCGATAGTGACCTCCAAGAATTTTTGCTGATTGAGAAGCAAAaagctcaatttaatgctcag ATCCACGAATTCAATGACATTTGCTGGGAAAAGTGCGTTGAAAAACCAGGAACCAAGCTCGACAGCAAAACGGAGACCTGCATTGCGAACTGTGTGGATAGATTTATCGATGTGTCATTACTAATAACCAATAGATTTGCTCAGTTGCTGCAAAAGAACGCGATGTGA